From a single Lewinella sp. LCG006 genomic region:
- a CDS encoding RNA polymerase sigma factor produces MKKEFQNIIDQHYGILYKIGRAYTQDQADFDDLYQEMLIQLWQSYARFKGNSKLSTFIYRVALNTALTHQRKAKRRVDQAGIEDHFYHLPDNSGNETEELRQKEERINLLYDCINELKKEDRAVILLHLEGNSYEEMADILGITVNNIGVRLLRVKKRLQKSLIAKGYARV; encoded by the coding sequence TTGAAGAAGGAATTTCAAAATATTATTGATCAGCATTATGGCATTCTTTACAAAATTGGCCGGGCCTACACCCAGGACCAAGCTGATTTTGATGATTTGTATCAAGAGATGTTGATTCAGCTATGGCAATCTTATGCCCGTTTCAAGGGCAATTCCAAGCTTTCTACCTTCATTTATCGCGTGGCATTGAATACTGCGCTTACCCACCAACGCAAAGCAAAACGGAGGGTGGACCAAGCCGGCATAGAGGACCATTTCTACCACTTGCCAGACAACTCGGGCAATGAAACCGAAGAACTCCGACAAAAAGAAGAGCGCATCAACCTTCTCTACGACTGCATCAATGAACTCAAGAAAGAAGACCGGGCAGTGATTCTCTTGCATCTGGAGGGCAATTCCTACGAAGAGATGGCTGATATCCTGGGGATTACCGTCAACAATATAGGGGTGCGATTATTGCGGGTAAAAAAACGATTACAAAAAAGCTTAATAGCAAAGGGGTATGCAAGAGTTTGA
- a CDS encoding ABC transporter permease, whose translation MNTLENISIALGSVRDNWLRAILTLVIIAFGIMALVGILTAIDTAIYSLNDNLSYLGANTFDIDPAGRGVSGRRDGRQQKQGDPFSYQQAIAFKERYDFPSNVSLSLFCSGLATIKYENEESNPNVTVFGIDENYLEARAFNLRYGRNFTSREARNGGMVTIIGSDMVDVLFAGNGDRAMGKYITTPNGKYLVVGVLESKGSSMNQSEDRRILIPLQTAKRYYGAERTNYNIMVSVADASRIDAAIGEATTTLRNVRRLSAGDENDFEISKSDGLLDIIKENTVYLRLAAVSIGFITLLGAAIGLMNIMLVSVTERTREIGIRKALGATSKNILIQFLTEAVVICQIGGILGIILGVMIGNIVSFLFGSAFLFPWLWITVALITCTAVGLLSGLYPALRAAALDPIESLRYE comes from the coding sequence ATGAATACCTTAGAAAATATAAGCATTGCACTCGGTTCGGTGCGCGACAATTGGCTTCGTGCCATTCTTACCCTAGTGATTATTGCTTTTGGCATTATGGCGCTTGTAGGTATCCTCACGGCTATTGATACGGCTATTTACTCCCTCAATGATAACCTGTCTTACTTAGGGGCCAATACGTTTGATATTGATCCTGCCGGAAGAGGCGTGAGCGGACGGCGCGACGGGCGCCAGCAGAAACAGGGCGACCCCTTCAGTTACCAGCAGGCCATAGCGTTTAAGGAGCGTTATGATTTTCCCTCCAATGTTTCTTTGTCTCTTTTTTGTAGCGGCCTGGCAACGATAAAGTACGAAAATGAAGAAAGTAATCCCAATGTTACTGTTTTTGGAATTGATGAAAATTATCTCGAAGCCCGCGCTTTTAACCTAAGATATGGTCGAAACTTCACCAGCAGAGAAGCTCGTAATGGAGGTATGGTAACCATTATTGGCTCCGACATGGTGGATGTTCTTTTTGCAGGCAACGGTGACCGGGCAATGGGCAAATACATCACCACGCCCAATGGGAAATACCTGGTAGTAGGCGTGTTGGAATCAAAAGGTTCGTCGATGAACCAGAGCGAGGATCGACGTATTCTCATCCCTCTTCAGACCGCAAAGCGCTATTATGGTGCTGAACGAACCAACTATAACATTATGGTTTCGGTAGCAGACGCCAGCCGGATTGATGCGGCTATAGGCGAAGCAACGACCACCTTGCGTAACGTTCGTCGGCTTTCGGCCGGAGATGAAAATGACTTTGAAATCTCCAAGAGCGATGGCCTATTGGATATCATCAAAGAAAACACGGTTTATTTGAGGCTGGCAGCCGTTAGCATCGGTTTTATCACCCTTTTGGGGGCGGCTATTGGTCTGATGAATATCATGTTGGTATCCGTAACGGAGCGAACGCGCGAAATTGGTATCAGGAAGGCATTGGGAGCAACCAGCAAAAATATCCTTATTCAGTTTTTGACAGAAGCGGTAGTGATCTGCCAGATAGGGGGCATACTAGGGATTATCCTTGGCGTAATGATTGGCAACATTGTAAGTTTCCTTTTTGGCAGTGCGTTCCTGTTTCCCTGGCTTTGGATTACCGTCGCATTGATCACCTGCACCGCGGTAGGTTTGCTGTCAGGCTTGTATCCTGCATTGCGGGCCGCTGCGCTGGATCCTATTGAGTCATTGCGGTATGAGTAG
- a CDS encoding PhnA domain-containing protein, with product MSTQKELIARSGSQCELCGSPENLASYPVAPRSGDLAADCVYACATCRTQLDDPAQVDPNHWRSLNDSMWSEVPAVQVVAYRMLHQLRAEGWPGELLEMLYLGEETLAWAKEGIADENAIKHIDSNGNELEAGDTVVLIQDLKVKGANFTAKRGTAVRRISLVHDNPEHIEGKVDGQQIVILTKYVKKSK from the coding sequence ATGAGTACTCAAAAAGAATTAATTGCCCGTAGTGGCAGCCAGTGTGAGTTGTGTGGTAGCCCCGAGAACTTAGCTAGCTATCCTGTGGCTCCCCGTTCCGGGGACTTGGCTGCTGATTGTGTATATGCCTGCGCTACTTGCCGTACTCAATTGGATGACCCTGCGCAAGTGGATCCCAACCACTGGCGGAGCCTCAATGATAGTATGTGGAGTGAAGTGCCTGCTGTACAAGTTGTTGCGTACCGTATGCTCCATCAGTTAAGAGCGGAAGGCTGGCCAGGAGAATTGCTGGAAATGCTTTACCTGGGGGAAGAAACACTAGCATGGGCCAAAGAGGGCATCGCCGACGAAAACGCTATAAAGCATATCGATAGCAATGGCAACGAACTGGAAGCAGGTGACACCGTCGTTCTAATCCAAGACCTCAAAGTAAAAGGGGCCAACTTCACGGCCAAACGGGGTACCGCTGTACGCCGAATTTCCTTGGTTCACGACAACCCCGAGCACATCGAAGGTAAAGTAGACGGGCAGCAGATTGTTATCCTGACGAAGTATGTGAAGAAATCGAAGTAG
- the infB gene encoding translation initiation factor IF-2: MERRLVKIAKELNVGLSTIVDFLHNKGFDIDPKPTAKVSDNMYQELLKEFQKSIAIKEKADQLVIGTRPVAKKEEEEVKQEERPSIPVKLTGAAPSTLKSKLAPPPAPKSQPAPVKPPVEEPVAKQEPPAPTPPPAPAVEATPPPADPPKEEKVAERVSTAPGLKVLGKIDLDAPRKSAKPTTSNAEPTPPKEEVKETPAAAQQPTAKKEEAPQATEKPSVPKEETPPAKPSVEAEKAIPAKESAEPKGEAAKKDSGDIAGSAPTASEDGITRAKTPELRGLKIMGKIDASKLGSGRGRGKKDNKAKEADKAKDANANKKKDTASSSTTDDKPKRRRTRRRVGPGESRPSTGGGGGNTGGGNSGGRGGNNQRSGGSSSRKGRDEVKEVSKKEIEDKIKATMARMAGTGKKKRQKLRRDNRERHREKAEAREQEAHNEKLQVTEFISVQELANLMDVDATDVIMTCMNVGVIVSINQRLDAEIIEIVAEEFDHEVEFISVEEVDEDEEEEIDDPADLLPRAPVVTIMGHVDHGKTSLLDYIREASVADGEAGGITQHIGAYEVRVGEDKKRITFLDTPGHEAFTAMRARGAKVTDIAVIIIAADDNIMPQTKEAISHAEAAGVPMIFAINKIDKAGASPERIKQELASMNYLIEEWGGPYGSADISAKQGTNIDVLLERILLEAEIKELKANPNKKASGAVLEASLDKGRGYVTKMLVQSGTLKVGDPMVSGEHSGRVKAMFNERNQRVKEAGPSAPVLILGLGGAPQAGERIKVVESEQEARDIANRRAQISREQANRATKRISLDEIGRRLALGNFKELNLIVKGDVDGSVEALADSLIKLSQETVKVNVIHQAVGQIIESDVLLATASDAIIIGFQVRPSSGARKLAEREGVQIKTYSVIYEAIEEIKLAIEGMLDTIKEENILGQLEVREIFKISKVGTVAGSYVTEGKILRDNNVRLIREGIVVYPTKEGVVAEIKALKRFKDDVKEVRAGMECGVSIKNYNDLKVGDVIEAYEIVEIKQKLTL, from the coding sequence ATGGAGCGACGTTTAGTCAAAATAGCGAAAGAATTAAATGTGGGTTTATCGACCATCGTAGACTTCTTGCACAACAAGGGGTTTGATATCGATCCTAAGCCCACAGCGAAGGTTTCGGATAACATGTATCAGGAACTGCTCAAGGAGTTCCAGAAGTCTATTGCAATCAAAGAAAAGGCGGATCAACTGGTGATCGGTACCCGTCCTGTTGCAAAAAAGGAAGAAGAAGAGGTCAAGCAAGAAGAGCGGCCCAGCATTCCCGTTAAATTAACAGGAGCTGCGCCATCTACTTTGAAATCCAAACTAGCTCCTCCTCCTGCACCGAAAAGCCAGCCAGCCCCCGTAAAGCCACCGGTTGAAGAACCAGTTGCTAAGCAAGAGCCACCTGCACCCACGCCTCCACCAGCACCTGCTGTAGAAGCTACCCCACCACCAGCCGATCCTCCAAAGGAAGAAAAAGTAGCGGAAAGAGTATCTACTGCTCCTGGGTTGAAAGTACTTGGGAAGATAGACTTGGATGCTCCGAGGAAATCAGCGAAACCTACAACTTCTAATGCGGAACCTACTCCTCCAAAGGAAGAGGTGAAAGAAACGCCTGCGGCAGCGCAGCAACCCACCGCAAAAAAAGAAGAAGCACCTCAGGCTACAGAAAAGCCAAGTGTGCCTAAGGAAGAAACGCCTCCTGCAAAACCTTCTGTCGAAGCTGAAAAGGCAATTCCTGCAAAGGAAAGTGCGGAGCCAAAAGGTGAAGCTGCCAAGAAAGATAGCGGTGATATAGCAGGATCAGCCCCAACGGCATCAGAAGACGGAATTACGCGTGCCAAAACACCAGAACTCCGTGGTCTGAAAATCATGGGTAAGATCGACGCCAGTAAATTGGGGTCAGGTCGTGGTCGCGGTAAGAAAGACAATAAGGCGAAAGAAGCTGATAAAGCTAAAGACGCCAACGCCAATAAGAAAAAGGACACAGCATCGTCTTCTACAACAGACGATAAGCCAAAACGTCGGCGTACCCGTCGTCGGGTAGGGCCAGGTGAAAGCCGGCCTAGCACTGGCGGCGGCGGTGGCAACACTGGTGGTGGCAATTCCGGCGGACGCGGAGGTAACAACCAACGTAGCGGAGGATCATCATCCCGTAAAGGTCGCGATGAAGTTAAAGAAGTCTCTAAAAAAGAGATTGAAGATAAAATCAAAGCAACCATGGCCCGTATGGCGGGCACTGGTAAGAAAAAGCGCCAGAAATTACGCCGTGATAACCGCGAGCGGCACCGTGAAAAAGCGGAAGCTCGCGAACAGGAAGCACACAACGAAAAACTCCAGGTAACCGAGTTTATCTCGGTACAGGAGTTGGCCAACCTGATGGATGTTGATGCTACGGATGTGATCATGACCTGTATGAACGTAGGGGTGATCGTATCGATCAACCAGCGTCTGGATGCCGAAATCATTGAAATCGTCGCCGAAGAGTTTGACCACGAAGTTGAGTTCATCTCCGTAGAAGAAGTCGATGAAGACGAGGAAGAAGAAATCGATGATCCAGCAGATTTGCTGCCACGTGCACCGGTAGTTACCATCATGGGACACGTTGACCACGGTAAGACCTCTTTACTCGATTACATTCGTGAAGCCAGCGTTGCTGACGGTGAAGCCGGGGGTATTACCCAGCACATCGGTGCCTATGAGGTGCGAGTTGGAGAAGATAAGAAACGCATCACCTTCCTGGATACGCCTGGTCACGAAGCCTTTACGGCCATGCGTGCACGTGGTGCCAAGGTGACCGATATAGCAGTGATCATTATTGCTGCGGATGACAACATCATGCCGCAAACGAAGGAAGCCATCAGCCACGCAGAGGCGGCGGGTGTTCCGATGATCTTTGCGATCAATAAGATCGATAAAGCAGGTGCTAGCCCCGAGCGGATCAAGCAGGAGTTGGCTTCAATGAATTACCTGATTGAGGAATGGGGCGGACCTTATGGTTCGGCTGATATTTCTGCCAAGCAGGGAACAAATATCGACGTATTACTCGAACGTATTCTGTTAGAAGCAGAAATAAAAGAACTGAAGGCCAATCCTAATAAGAAGGCTAGCGGTGCAGTACTTGAAGCTTCGTTGGATAAAGGTCGCGGTTACGTTACCAAAATGCTTGTTCAGTCCGGTACGCTAAAAGTTGGAGACCCAATGGTTTCTGGCGAGCACTCTGGTCGTGTTAAAGCGATGTTCAACGAACGCAACCAACGCGTCAAAGAAGCAGGCCCTTCGGCACCAGTACTGATCTTAGGCCTAGGGGGAGCACCTCAAGCCGGTGAGCGTATTAAAGTCGTAGAAAGTGAGCAGGAAGCTCGGGATATTGCCAACCGCAGAGCGCAAATCTCTCGCGAACAGGCCAACCGTGCTACCAAGCGAATCAGCCTCGATGAAATCGGACGCCGTCTGGCACTCGGTAACTTTAAGGAACTTAACCTTATTGTGAAAGGTGATGTGGATGGTTCGGTAGAAGCACTAGCCGACTCCCTCATCAAGCTGTCACAGGAAACGGTGAAGGTGAATGTTATTCACCAGGCTGTGGGCCAGATCATCGAATCAGATGTTCTCTTGGCAACGGCTTCGGATGCCATTATCATTGGTTTCCAGGTTCGTCCGTCTTCCGGTGCGCGTAAACTCGCCGAACGCGAAGGAGTTCAAATTAAGACCTATTCCGTCATCTACGAAGCCATCGAAGAGATCAAGTTGGCCATCGAAGGGATGTTGGATACGATCAAAGAAGAGAATATCCTCGGTCAATTGGAAGTTCGTGAAATCTTCAAAATCAGTAAAGTGGGAACCGTTGCCGGTAGCTACGTTACGGAAGGTAAGATTCTGCGCGACAACAATGTCCGCCTGATTCGCGAAGGTATCGTTGTTTACCCAACGAAAGAAGGTGTTGTAGCCGAAATCAAAGCCCTCAAGCGCTTCAAAGACGATGTGAAAGAAGTTCGCGCCGGTATGGAGTGTGGTGTTTCGATCAAAAACTACAATGACCTCAAAGTGGGCGACGTTATCGAAGCCTACGAAATCGTAGAAATCAAACAGAAATTGACCCTGTAA
- the rlmF gene encoding 23S rRNA (adenine(1618)-N(6))-methyltransferase RlmF, whose translation MSDKKRPPTASKQQLHPRNKHLRPYDFDQLKETNPALSSFVKPNKFGNDSINFFDPLAVKALNKALLKQYYGIDYWDIPDGYLCPPIPGRADYIHYLADLLYPEKSSPATKAYFNEKIKCLDIGVGANCVYPIIGSSEYGWSFIGSDVDQVAIEHAQSIVENNKRLQSKVTLRLQPNTDRLLQGILLENERVELVLCNPPFHASAQEAQAANQRKQANLKGKPKAKPHLNFGGQSNELWYPGGEKQFLSNLIQESKAFATSCFWFTSLVSKEAHLKFLYQTLEKIGPTAVKTIPMAQGNKTSRILAWTFLTAKQRKAWEAYLSL comes from the coding sequence ATGTCTGATAAAAAACGCCCCCCTACTGCCTCCAAACAACAGCTGCATCCTCGCAACAAACATCTCCGACCTTATGATTTTGATCAACTTAAGGAGACTAATCCAGCCTTGTCTTCTTTTGTAAAGCCAAATAAATTCGGCAACGATAGCATCAATTTCTTTGACCCATTGGCGGTAAAAGCGCTGAACAAGGCTTTGCTGAAACAGTATTACGGCATTGATTACTGGGATATTCCCGATGGCTATTTGTGCCCGCCCATTCCTGGCAGGGCCGACTATATCCATTATCTGGCCGATTTACTCTACCCCGAGAAATCAAGCCCTGCGACCAAAGCTTATTTCAACGAAAAAATTAAATGCCTAGACATTGGCGTAGGGGCCAACTGCGTATACCCCATCATTGGTAGTAGTGAATACGGCTGGTCGTTTATCGGCAGCGATGTTGACCAAGTGGCGATAGAGCATGCGCAAAGTATTGTCGAAAATAACAAACGCTTGCAAAGCAAAGTTACGCTGCGTCTGCAACCCAACACGGACAGGCTCCTACAAGGAATTCTGCTGGAAAACGAGCGCGTCGAATTGGTTCTCTGCAATCCTCCTTTCCACGCATCAGCGCAAGAAGCACAGGCCGCCAACCAACGTAAACAAGCCAATTTGAAGGGTAAGCCCAAAGCCAAACCTCATCTCAATTTTGGCGGACAAAGCAATGAACTCTGGTATCCCGGCGGCGAGAAACAATTCCTGAGCAACCTGATCCAGGAAAGCAAAGCTTTTGCGACTTCCTGTTTCTGGTTCACCAGTTTGGTTTCGAAAGAAGCACACCTGAAATTCCTTTATCAAACCTTGGAAAAGATCGGCCCCACAGCGGTAAAGACCATCCCCATGGCGCAAGGCAATAAGACGAGCCGTATCCTCGCCTGGACCTTTCTTACAGCTAAGCAGCGTAAGGCTTGGGAGGCCTATCTTTCCCTTTAA
- the nusA gene encoding transcription termination factor NusA, with protein sequence MNLVDVFSEFKAGKNIDRPTMVRVLEDVFRTLIRKKYGSDENFDVIVNTQKGDLELWRVREIVPDGEVTDDRSQISISEALAIDEDYEIGEECYEQLFLEHFGRRAIMAARQTLISRIMELEKDEIYRKYSERVGELVLGEVHQILKREILIIDDVTGTELVLPRQETIRGDYFRKGDMVRGVIKEVEMRNNNPVVIVSRTANLFLEKLLEQEVPEIEDGLIVVRNIVRIPGDRAKVAVESYDDRIDPVGACVGMKGSRIHGIVRELHNENIDIINFTNNVSLYIQRALTPARVSTINLDMEKRQANVFLEPDQVSLAIGKGGTNIKLASRLTEFEIDVYRNNDEIEIDDVLLEEFTDEIEDWIIEELKGIGCDSARSVLNLSWEEIARRTELEEETAKELLRILAAEFE encoded by the coding sequence ATGAATCTAGTAGACGTATTCTCGGAATTTAAAGCCGGGAAAAATATCGACCGACCAACGATGGTTCGCGTACTGGAGGATGTATTCCGCACGCTGATCCGTAAGAAGTACGGATCGGACGAGAACTTTGATGTCATTGTTAATACCCAAAAGGGAGACCTTGAATTGTGGCGAGTGAGAGAAATCGTCCCCGATGGCGAGGTTACAGATGATCGGAGCCAGATTTCTATCTCAGAAGCACTTGCTATTGACGAAGATTACGAGATTGGTGAGGAATGCTATGAGCAATTGTTCCTTGAGCACTTTGGTCGTCGGGCGATTATGGCTGCTCGTCAGACCTTGATCTCTCGTATCATGGAACTCGAGAAAGACGAAATTTACCGCAAGTACTCAGAACGGGTTGGAGAGTTGGTGCTAGGAGAAGTACACCAGATTCTGAAGCGAGAAATTTTGATTATCGACGATGTTACAGGTACGGAATTGGTATTGCCACGGCAAGAAACGATTCGCGGTGATTATTTCCGGAAAGGAGATATGGTTAGAGGTGTTATTAAAGAAGTAGAGATGAGGAACAATAACCCTGTTGTTATTGTTTCCAGAACTGCTAACCTATTCCTGGAAAAACTACTGGAGCAAGAAGTACCCGAAATTGAAGACGGCCTGATTGTTGTACGTAACATTGTACGGATTCCTGGTGATCGCGCCAAAGTAGCTGTAGAATCTTACGATGATCGTATCGATCCGGTTGGCGCATGTGTAGGTATGAAAGGATCTCGTATCCATGGTATCGTACGCGAATTGCACAACGAGAACATTGATATTATCAACTTCACCAACAACGTTTCGCTCTATATTCAGCGTGCCCTTACTCCGGCAAGAGTATCGACCATCAATCTGGATATGGAGAAGCGCCAAGCCAATGTTTTCCTAGAGCCCGATCAGGTATCTTTGGCCATTGGTAAGGGAGGTACGAATATCAAATTGGCTAGCCGCCTGACAGAGTTTGAGATTGATGTTTATCGTAACAACGATGAAATTGAAATCGATGACGTTCTTCTCGAAGAATTTACCGATGAGATCGAAGATTGGATCATCGAAGAACTCAAAGGTATCGGTTGTGATAGCGCTCGTAGTGTGCTTAATCTCAGCTGGGAGGAAATCGCTCGCCGTACCGAATTGGAGGAAGAAACAGCAAAGGAATTACTACGTATTCTAGCTGCTGAATTCGAATAA
- a CDS encoding porin family protein, whose protein sequence is MQLTKKISLAVLAIGMAFSLHAQVAIKAGVNFSNMLFEEDDTSIEDLAKNGATKFTAGVAFILPFSDALALQPELLFAQKGAKSTYTVLGEEFSNDLTYNYLDIPLLLRLSLGDTHGEGLGIYINGGGYIGYAFNGKSKTSSPLGDVETDITFDDKDDQSRIDFGAALGGGLTLGNLFFDLRYNHGINNILDDDANNNNDNDFKKLQHRGLALTAGLIF, encoded by the coding sequence ATGCAATTGACCAAAAAAATTTCATTAGCAGTTCTAGCCATTGGTATGGCTTTTTCGCTACACGCACAGGTAGCCATCAAGGCTGGCGTTAACTTTTCGAATATGCTCTTTGAGGAGGACGACACCTCCATCGAAGACCTGGCTAAAAATGGTGCCACTAAATTTACAGCAGGTGTAGCCTTCATTCTGCCTTTTAGTGATGCACTAGCTTTGCAGCCAGAGCTGCTCTTTGCTCAGAAAGGAGCAAAAAGCACCTATACTGTTCTGGGAGAGGAATTCTCCAATGACCTTACGTACAACTACCTCGACATCCCGCTGCTGCTTCGTCTCAGCTTAGGCGACACGCACGGAGAAGGGCTTGGCATCTACATCAATGGTGGTGGCTACATTGGTTACGCCTTTAATGGGAAGAGCAAAACCTCATCGCCACTTGGCGACGTGGAAACAGACATCACCTTCGATGATAAAGATGATCAGAGCCGGATTGACTTTGGTGCAGCTTTAGGCGGAGGTCTTACCTTGGGCAACCTGTTCTTTGACCTGCGTTATAATCACGGCATCAATAACATTCTTGATGACGATGCTAATAACAACAATGACAATGATTTCAAAAAATTGCAACACCGTGGCTTAGCGCTAACGGCGGGTCTTATTTTTTAA
- the rimP gene encoding ribosome assembly cofactor RimP, giving the protein MEEKIIDLLEEKFTEPEFANCFWLDVKLHADKKLEVIIDCDTGVTFATCQQISRHLESVIDEEQWLGPKYTLEVSSPGAERPLQLPRQYHKHLGRKLEVKTKEGEDYEGRLSEITDEGITLDYKVRRKEGKRKVTEEVQTTIAFSAIEKAKVKISFK; this is encoded by the coding sequence GTGGAAGAAAAGATCATTGATCTGTTAGAAGAAAAGTTTACGGAACCCGAATTTGCCAACTGTTTTTGGTTAGATGTGAAACTGCATGCTGACAAAAAACTGGAGGTGATTATTGATTGTGACACGGGCGTTACCTTCGCTACTTGTCAGCAGATCAGCCGTCATTTGGAGAGTGTTATTGATGAAGAACAGTGGCTGGGGCCTAAGTACACCCTGGAAGTTTCATCACCCGGAGCAGAACGCCCTTTACAACTTCCCCGACAGTATCACAAACACCTTGGTCGTAAACTCGAAGTGAAGACCAAGGAAGGCGAAGACTATGAAGGTCGCCTTAGCGAAATAACAGACGAAGGAATCACCCTGGACTACAAAGTTCGCCGTAAGGAAGGAAAACGCAAAGTGACGGAAGAAGTGCAAACCACCATTGCGTTTTCAGCAATAGAGAAAGCTAAAGTAAAAATTTCATTCAAGTAG